The Campylobacter concisus genome includes a region encoding these proteins:
- a CDS encoding M20 family metallo-hydrolase, translated as MINFKRFEANFSAISRFGALKGGGLTRLAFSKEDLEARNFLINLIEENGFKLKIDNVGNIYAIYDDGCEPGEKPVCVGSHIDSVPNGGFYDGTLGVMAGLEALTSIKEAGIKLKRPLWLINFCCEESSRFKTATIGSKIISGKLGLQRLHELKDEDGISLFEAMSKFGLEPQNLNDSILKEHSIHSYLELHIEQGPVLERSGISVGVVSGIAAPIRFEIIIHGKADHSGATPMNMRSDALLAASHIIIAANKFAKNKKTAVATVGYAHAKPGVLNVVPGEARLGVDLRDIDKASLEELNLELRNFIKELSGELNFSYEIRELSSDEPVKLSEHAINLLSEEAAKLGIKTLTLPSGAGHDAMNLTKLASSVGMLFIPCVGGISHNIAEAINFDDAFKATQILTNALIKLSNE; from the coding sequence ATGATAAATTTTAAAAGATTTGAGGCGAATTTTAGTGCTATAAGTAGATTTGGAGCATTAAAAGGTGGAGGGCTAACAAGGCTTGCATTTAGCAAAGAAGACTTGGAAGCTAGAAATTTTCTTATAAATTTAATAGAAGAAAATGGCTTTAAACTTAAAATTGACAATGTCGGTAACATATATGCCATATATGACGATGGCTGTGAGCCAGGTGAAAAGCCGGTTTGCGTAGGCTCTCATATCGACAGTGTGCCAAATGGTGGCTTTTATGATGGCACGCTTGGTGTCATGGCAGGACTTGAAGCATTAACCTCGATAAAAGAAGCTGGCATTAAACTAAAACGCCCACTTTGGCTTATAAATTTTTGCTGTGAAGAGTCAAGTAGGTTCAAGACAGCGACAATTGGCAGCAAGATAATAAGCGGCAAACTTGGCCTACAAAGGCTTCATGAATTAAAAGACGAAGACGGCATTTCGCTTTTTGAAGCGATGAGTAAATTTGGACTTGAACCGCAAAATTTAAATGATTCTATTTTAAAAGAACACTCAATTCATTCATATTTAGAACTTCACATTGAACAAGGCCCAGTGCTTGAGCGAAGCGGCATAAGCGTTGGCGTAGTAAGTGGGATCGCCGCTCCTATTAGATTTGAAATTATTATTCATGGTAAGGCAGATCACAGCGGTGCAACTCCGATGAATATGCGTAGTGACGCTTTGCTGGCTGCTTCGCATATCATAATCGCTGCCAATAAATTTGCTAAAAACAAAAAAACAGCTGTGGCTACTGTTGGTTACGCACATGCAAAGCCAGGCGTTTTAAACGTCGTACCAGGTGAGGCGAGGCTTGGAGTTGATCTAAGAGATATTGATAAGGCAAGCTTAGAGGAGCTAAATTTAGAGCTTAGAAATTTTATAAAAGAGCTAAGCGGTGAGCTAAATTTTAGTTATGAGATAAGAGAACTAAGTAGTGATGAGCCAGTAAAACTTAGCGAGCATGCTATAAATTTACTAAGCGAAGAGGCTGCTAAACTGGGCATAAAAACGCTTACTTTGCCAAGCGGAGCTGGACACGATGCGATGAATCTAACAAAACTTGCAAGTAGCGTTGGCATGCTTTTTATACCTTGCGTTGGTGGTATCAGTCACAATATAGCAGAGGCTATAAATTTTGATGATGCTTTCAAAGCCACACAAATTTTAACAAATGCACTAATTAAACTATCAAATGAATAA
- a CDS encoding amidohydrolase, with amino-acid sequence MDKIANLALSLKDELIKDRRYFHSHPETGWFTFFTTAVLAKRLSDLGYEISLGDKVVKADARLGLGSKEQCEKAIERAKKLLSPEEAKYLPYMKYGLTGLTAFIDTKRPGKFTAFRFDIDSVDVTESDEPTHRPYKEGFGADIAGIMHACGHDGHASIGLGVAKLIAENLDEFNGKFKFIFQTAEEGTRGAVAMEAAGVLDGVEYLLGGHIGFQAKTNRGIICGTNKLLATSKFDVHITGRSAHAAGAPQDGANALLAASQMALSMHGITRHAKGVTRINVGVLKAGEGRNVIAPNGYLACETRGEDTNLNDFMYERCMDIVKGVSEIYGVESKVVKTGGTNGADSDKEVTEIFYEAAKQSPFIDDDKIVKELDFGACEDFAHFMRALQDRGAKSGYMMIGTNLKAGHHNCKFDFDEECLVAGVDVYLRSAYKLNGVKK; translated from the coding sequence ATGGATAAGATAGCAAATTTGGCTCTTTCTTTAAAAGATGAGCTGATCAAGGATCGCAGGTATTTTCACTCGCATCCAGAGACTGGTTGGTTTACATTTTTTACAACCGCTGTGTTAGCAAAGAGGCTTAGTGATCTTGGTTATGAAATAAGCCTTGGCGACAAGGTCGTTAAAGCTGATGCAAGGCTTGGTCTTGGTTCAAAAGAGCAATGTGAAAAAGCAATAGAAAGAGCCAAAAAACTCCTAAGTCCTGAAGAGGCAAAATATCTTCCTTATATGAAATATGGCTTAACTGGACTAACTGCCTTTATAGATACGAAAAGGCCTGGTAAATTTACAGCATTTAGATTTGACATTGATAGTGTTGATGTGACAGAGAGTGATGAGCCTACTCACAGACCTTATAAAGAGGGTTTTGGCGCAGATATCGCTGGTATCATGCACGCTTGCGGACACGACGGACATGCATCTATCGGTCTTGGTGTGGCAAAACTTATAGCTGAAAATTTAGATGAATTTAACGGCAAATTTAAATTTATATTCCAAACAGCAGAAGAGGGTACAAGAGGCGCTGTGGCTATGGAGGCTGCTGGTGTGCTTGATGGTGTAGAGTATCTACTGGGTGGTCACATCGGCTTTCAAGCAAAAACCAATAGAGGCATCATCTGCGGGACAAATAAGCTACTTGCAACTTCAAAATTTGACGTACATATCACCGGTCGTTCAGCTCACGCAGCAGGAGCACCTCAAGATGGCGCAAATGCACTTTTAGCTGCATCTCAAATGGCACTAAGCATGCATGGTATTACAAGACATGCAAAAGGCGTGACCAGGATAAACGTAGGCGTTTTAAAAGCAGGTGAGGGCAGAAACGTCATCGCGCCAAATGGCTATCTAGCTTGCGAAACAAGAGGTGAAGATACAAATTTAAATGATTTTATGTATGAAAGATGCATGGATATCGTTAAAGGCGTGAGCGAAATTTATGGCGTAGAGAGTAAAGTCGTAAAAACTGGTGGCACAAACGGAGCCGATAGCGACAAAGAAGTAACAGAAATTTTCTATGAAGCTGCAAAGCAAAGTCCATTTATAGATGATGACAAGATCGTAAAAGAGCTTGATTTTGGTGCTTGTGAAGATTTTGCTCATTTTATGAGAGCTTTGCAAGATAGGGGCGCAAAGAGTGGCTATATGATGATAGGAACAAATTTAAAAGCAGGCCATCACAACTGTAAATTTGACTTTGATGAGGAGTGCTTGGTGGCTGGAGTCGATGTCTATCTAAGATCTGCTTACAAATTAAATGGAGTAAAAAAATGA
- the pepE gene encoding dipeptidase PepE encodes MKNALLISASSYQDTGYLRHCKNWVKEFLGECGKEEILFIPYAGVRRTNDEYEQKVIDRLKNSNIKSIHHYEDKISAIKNASSIAVGGGNTFMLLYMLYKLNLIEPIKEAVANGTKYFGWSAGANIAGKTMMTTNDMPIIMPKSFDSLNIFPYQINPHFISGKLAGHNGESREERLEEFLIANPKETIYALPEGTALLIEGSEAQVIGHSEILKFEYQKEIEKIEVGTKFKI; translated from the coding sequence ATGAAAAATGCTTTACTAATCAGCGCTTCAAGCTACCAAGATACTGGCTACTTAAGACACTGCAAAAACTGGGTTAAGGAATTTTTAGGTGAATGCGGCAAGGAAGAAATTTTATTTATCCCTTATGCTGGAGTTAGGCGAACAAATGACGAGTATGAGCAAAAAGTAATTGATAGATTAAAAAATAGCAATATAAAATCAATCCATCACTACGAGGATAAAATTTCAGCTATCAAAAATGCTAGCAGTATCGCAGTTGGTGGCGGAAATACCTTTATGCTGCTTTACATGCTTTATAAGCTAAATTTGATTGAGCCTATAAAAGAAGCTGTGGCAAATGGCACAAAATACTTTGGCTGGTCAGCTGGTGCAAACATCGCTGGCAAGACGATGATGACGACAAATGATATGCCTATCATCATGCCAAAGTCCTTTGATAGCTTAAATATCTTCCCATATCAGATCAATCCGCACTTCATAAGTGGCAAGCTAGCAGGCCATAACGGCGAGAGCAGGGAGGAGAGATTGGAGGAATTTTTAATAGCTAATCCAAAAGAGACCATTTACGCACTGCCTGAAGGCACGGCTTTGCTCATAGAGGGTAGCGAGGCCCAGGTCATAGGACACAGTGAAATTTTAAAATTTGAGTATCAAAAAGAGATAGAAAAAATAGAAGTTGGAACTAAATTTAAAATCTAA